Sequence from the Brevundimonas diminuta genome:
CTTCGCCCAGGGTGCTGTCGATGGTCATGCGGCCGCCGTGCAGTTCGGTCAGGCTGCGGACCAGAGACAGGCCCAGGCCGGTGCCTTGCGCCTTCTGATCGGCGCAGCCGGCCTGTTCGAAGGGGCGGCCCAGGCGTTGCAGGTCCTGCGGCGCGATGCCGACGCCGGTGTCGGACACGGCCAGATCCAGGTCCGGCCCGTCGGCGTCCAGGGTGATGGTGACCGAGCCGCCGGCCGGGGTGAACTTGACCGCATTGGACAGCAGGTTCAGCGCCATCTGCTTCAGGGCGCGGGCGTCGGCGCGGACCTTGATGGGCTCGGACGGCAGGACGGCGGCCAGATCCACCCCCTTGTCGTCGGCCTGGAGCCGGACCAGGGCGACGGCGGCGGACACGGCGTCGCGGGCGTCGAACGTCTCCATCGCCAGCTGGTAGCGTTCGGCCTCGATCTTGGACAGGTCCAGCACATCGTTGATCAGGTCCAGCAGATGGCCGCCCGCCTGATGGATGGCGTCGGCGTAGCCGGCGTAGCGCTCGGGCAGGGGGCCGAACAGCTTCTGGCGCATGATGTCAGCGAAGCCGAGCACTGCATTCAGAGGGGTGCGCAGTTCGTGGCTCATATTGGCCAGGAAACGGGTCTTGCCGGCCGACTGGGCTTCGGCCTCGACGCGGGCGGTCTCCAGCCGCAGCTCGCGGGCGAACTGGGCCGTGCCGTCGAACGCCTGGGCGATCAGGCGCGGGCGGTCCGTCTCGTGCTGGAACGGGCCCAGGATCATGACGACGCGGCGGTCCAGGGCGATGCGCGGGGTGAACTGGACCTCGACCGACTGGCCCGACAGGGCGCGGGCCAGGGCCGCGGACACGGCCGGGCGATCCGGCGCATGAACGGCCGAGATCAGGCCCTGCTCGGTCAGCGCCAGCACCGACAGGGCGGGCGGCGGCGTGCCCCAGGTGGCGACGGCGCGGCCCGACGGATCGAGCAGCAGGGTCAGGGCCGGCTGATCCTCCAGCAGGGCGGCGATGCGGGCCGCCTCATCCTCGGCCTCGCTCAGGCGACGCTGGCGCGCGCTCCAGGTCAGGCGCATGGCGGCGATGATCGCGCCCATGGCCAGCAGGCCCGAGACGGCGGCCAACAAGGGGGCTTGGGCCTCCGCCCCGTTCAGCCAGGTCGAGATCAGCCCCGCCAGCAGCGGCAGGGCCACCGCAAAGGCGCCCATCCGGGTCAGGCGGTCGGCGCCGACGCGGGCATGATCGAGGGCGATCCCAGCCGCCAGAGGCGTCAGGATCAGGCCGGGCAGGGCGCCGGTCACGCCGCCGGTCAGGCCGGCCGAGGCGGTGGCGGCCAGGATCCAGCCGCCCATGACGGCCAGCCTCAGCCCCACGCTGTCGCGCACCATCAGCACGACGCCGAACACGCCGGGGAAGGCCATCAGCAGCAGGGCGGCCAGAGGCGCGTCCTTCAGCCCGTCCATCATCTGGGCCGCCAGCGCCGTCAGAGCGACCGCTACCGCCCAGATCGCGTGCCACAAGGCGACCAGCGGGGCGCCCAACGCCGCGTCGTGCGTCGGGTCGTCCTCGAATCTGGCGTGGGCGTCGGGTTTCAAGAAGGGCGGGCCATGGATTTCGTCTGCGCCCAGACTAGGGCTGCGGCTGAGTCGGTGCGAGGCCGCTCCCCCCTGAGGCGAACCCCATTGCGGCGTTCACCATGAATATCAGGGGACAAAACGGCCGGTTGTCGTTAACGGCCGCGCGGCCTATCTGGCGGCGCATGACCAACCGCACGCCGCCGACCGACACCCTGGACCAGACCCTGGCCGAACTGGCCGAGGATTTCGACCTCCTGGGC
This genomic interval carries:
- a CDS encoding sensor histidine kinase; translation: MKPDAHARFEDDPTHDAALGAPLVALWHAIWAVAVALTALAAQMMDGLKDAPLAALLLMAFPGVFGVVLMVRDSVGLRLAVMGGWILAATASAGLTGGVTGALPGLILTPLAAGIALDHARVGADRLTRMGAFAVALPLLAGLISTWLNGAEAQAPLLAAVSGLLAMGAIIAAMRLTWSARQRRLSEAEDEAARIAALLEDQPALTLLLDPSGRAVATWGTPPPALSVLALTEQGLISAVHAPDRPAVSAALARALSGQSVEVQFTPRIALDRRVVMILGPFQHETDRPRLIAQAFDGTAQFARELRLETARVEAEAQSAGKTRFLANMSHELRTPLNAVLGFADIMRQKLFGPLPERYAGYADAIHQAGGHLLDLINDVLDLSKIEAERYQLAMETFDARDAVSAAVALVRLQADDKGVDLAAVLPSEPIKVRADARALKQMALNLLSNAVKFTPAGGSVTITLDADGPDLDLAVSDTGVGIAPQDLQRLGRPFEQAGCADQKAQGTGLGLSLVRSLTELHGGRMTIDSTLGEGAAVMIRLPVMVAAGSLDPQSNEAPPETVEA